TAATCAAGCTAAAGAATGGACAGGCACACCACTAACAACTGTTAAATTCTATATTGATAAAGGAGTGACTATTAACGCTCAAGATAGGTATGGTATGACGCCATTGCACTATGCCATGCGAGGTAAAAATGCGGAAGCAGCCATAGCCTTACTAGAAGCAGGAGCAGATCCAAATATACCAAACAGAGACAACGTTATTCCCTTAGCTATGATTGGAGGAATGCCTGAAAGACTTGATCTACTTAAGCTAATGCTTGATAAGGGAGCCAATACACACTATAAAAATGGTAATAATGAACTAAGTATAGTAAATAGTATGAAAAAGCACCTTGGAAGGCAGGAAAAATTCATACCCGTTATCCAACTCTTAGAGCAATACGCATCGATATAGATATTCTATTTCGCGGTATCCAAAGATATAAAATATCAACTCCATATCTTATCCAACACAGCAAACCAATTTTTTGACGTGATCTTTTCAATAAGCGCATCAGAGAAGTGGCGTTGTTGCATCCGCTCAATCAGCTTGGAGATTTGACTGATATCAGACAATTCATCAGGTAACAGGCATCCATCAAAATCAGAGCCAAAGCCAACGTGATCTTCGCCTAGATGGTCAATCAGATAAGCAAGATGATTGACGATCACATCAAGTGAGGTCTGCGTATCTCGCTGCCCATCCGCACGCAGAAATGCTACATCGAAGTTCACCCCAACCAGACCACCATTTTGTTTAATGGCAGCCAGTTGTCGATCAGTCAGGTTTCTTGCTTGCGGACATAAGGCATGGGCGTTCGAGTGGGTTGCGACAATGGGCTGATCGATAATTTCTAGCGTATCCCAAAACGCACGCTCATTCATGTGTGACACATCGATGAGCATGTGTTTATTACGACACGCCAAAATAAGGTCTTTGCCTTTAGTGGTGAGACCAGATCCTGTATCTGGAGAGTGCGGAAAGGACGCATTTAAGCCATCACCAAAGAGGCTTTTTCTATTCCACAGTGGGCCGATACTTCTGAGTCTTGCTTCATAAAATACATCCAGCAACTCAGGCTCAATAGCCAAAAACTCAGCACCTTCAAGATGAAGAACAATGGACAATTGCTGATTCTGCTGGCAGGCTCTGATTTGTGCAACAGATGTACAGATCTGAATCTGACCGTCTGATCGCGCCTCTAATTGCTGGGCAAGTTCTAATTGTGCGCAACAAATATCAACGATTTCTTGCGGAGTGAAGTCTGAGTTTGACGGATTGGATAACTTATCGGGATGGTTGTTTTTTACATAAGCATAGGGCGGTAAGAAAATAGAGAATAATCCGCCCATCCAACCTGCTTGTCGGCAACGCTTTAAATCTAAATGTCCCGGTAGCGTGCCATAAATAAAATCATGCACCGGATCGTCAGCCGAGCTTAGCCACAGGCGGGTTAACAGATCGTTATGGCCATCAAAGATGATAGGCTTGGCATTCATATTTAATCCATCAGGGTACGAGTAGGAATCAATTGCTCTTGACCTACTTGTACTTTATTGACTTGTGTTTCATTGACTTGTTTATCACTTAACCGCTTGGAGTTTTTAGGGTTGCGAAAGCGCAATTCCTCAAAAGGTACGGGCGTCTCGCTGTTGACACGCGCCTCTTCGATCAGATAGTGATAAGGCGATTTGCCACATACTGGATCGGCGTTTTTGGCATCGCCCGTCAGCATAAACGCTTGGCAACGACAACCGCCATAATCGCGTTCTTTATCAGGGCAGCTTTGGCACATATCAGGCATCCACTCATCACCGCGAAAGTGATTGAAGCTGTCTGAGTCATACCAGATGTCTTTTAATGGTGTCTGCCTGACATTAGGAAACTGCATGGGCAGCTGTCTGGCGGCATGACACGGTAGGGCAGTGCCATCAGGCGCGACGGTCAAAAAAATCTTGCCCCAACCATCCATACAAGGTTTTGGGCGTTCTTCATAATAATCAGGTACCACAAAGATCAGTTTGCATTTGATACCACGTTCTTCAATTTTTTTGCGGTATTCATTGGTAATGCGTTCGGCTCTGACCACTTGCTCTTTGGTCGGAAGTAAACCTTCAATGTTTTCAAACGCCCAACCATAAAACTGGCAAATAGCCAGCTCAACCGTGTCTGCTTCAAGCTCTAAGCATAGATCAATAATCTGGTCAATCTGATCGATATTTTGGCGATGAATCACAAAGTTAAGTACCATCGGATAGTCATATTGCTTGACCAGACGTGACATCTCATACTTCTGTTCAAAAGCATGTTTTGAACCCGCCAATGCATTGTTTACCGACGGATCACTGGCCTGAAAACTGATTTGAATATGTTGTAGGCCTGCTTCTTTTAAACTCGCGATTCTGGCCTCAGTGAGTCCCATACCTGAAGTGATCAAGTTGGTATAAAAGCCTTGCTTGTGTGCATAAGCGACCAGCTCTTCCAAATCTTGGCGAACCAGCGGCTCACCACCCGAAAACCCAAGCTGTACCGCGCCCATTTGCCGCGCTTGATCAAACACATCAAACCACTCCCCAGTCGTCAGCTCTTCTTTATACTGAGCATAATCAATGGGGTTGGAGCAATATGGACACTGTAATGGGCAGCGATAAGTCAGCTCCGCCAGCAGCCATAATGGTAGTCCTACTGGCGCAGTCATACTAAATCGATCCAATGTTCGCGCTGGGCCACTAGCATATACTCAACGATGTCTTGCTCGATTTCAGGTACATCACCAAACATGGCTTTTACCTTTTGGATAATATCCGCAATGGAGGCTTCACCATCAATATGCTGACCAATGACGCTGGCGCTGTCATTAAGTTTGATCATGCCTTCAGGGTAGAGCAACACATAAGCATTTTGGGCTGGCTCGAACTGAAAGCGATAGCCATGACGCCATACAGGTACGATAGAATGATCTAACTCAGGTATACTCATTTAAACAATCCTTTATGCCAGACATTATCTGTTGTGACGCTCTGGTAAGGGGCTTGATTATGAACATAAGCCAAGCTCAACGCATCCAAAATCGTCCATAAAATATCAAGCTTGAACTGTAAGATTTCAAGCATACGCTCTTGTTGTTCAACCGTTTTGAATGAGTCGAGTGTGATGGTCAGACCATGCTCAACATCACGGCGAGCTTGACTCAAGCGTGAGCGGAAGTAGATATAGCCTTCTTCTTTGATCCAAGGATAATGTTTGGGCCAAGACTCTAAGCGAGACTGATGAATCTGCGGGGCAAATAGCTCAGTCAGTGAGCTACTGGCGGCTTCTCGCCATGAGGTGCGACGCGCAAAATTCACATAAGCATCAACGGCAAACCGCACACCCGGTAAAACCAACTCTTCAGAAATCACTTGCTCACGTGTCAGACCAACTGCTTCAGCCAGACTGAGCCACGCTTCGCGGCCACCGCCATCAGGATACACACCATCTTGATCAATCATGCGTTGAATCCACTCTTGACGTACGCGCTGGTCGGGACAGTTTGCCATGATGGCTGCGTCTTTTAGTGGAATATTGATTTGATAGTAAAATCGGTTAGCGACCCACGCTTGAATTTGCTGCTGCGTTGCCTGTCCTTCATGCATCATGATATGAAAAGGATGGTAAATATGATAATACTGACCTTTTGCCAAAATCGCTTGTTCAAACGCTTCTGTGCTAAGTGCTGCTTTTTCTTCTTGCATTGCTTTTACCTTAGTATTTCAGTCTTCACCTTACAACTCAATCTGCATGCCATCAAAAGCCACTTCAACCCCATGCTGCTTTAATTGGGCTTTCTGTTCAGACTTTTCGTTCAGTATTGGATTGGTGTTGTTGATATGGATCAATATCTTGCGTGAATTGGTGAGCTGGTCTAAATAATGGAGTGAGCCATCTTCGCCACTGATGTGCAAATGCCCCATGTCTTGGCCGGTTTTTGTACCGACACCGCACTCTTGCATCTCATTATCAGTCCATAGGGTGCCGTCAATCATCACGCAATCAGACGCTTTCATGATTTGCATGACGTCATCGTCAATTTTGCCCAAACCTGGCGCATAGAACAGCTGCTTTTGTGTTTTCAAATCTTTCACAATCAAAGCAATATTGTCGCCATCATGCGGATCATTGCGATGCGGAGAATAAGGAGGTGCTGAACTTCTGATAATCAATGGGGTTAGCTCTAAATTACTGTAGCCGTCAATTTGAAAGCTCTTTTTTGGATCGATTTGATTGTATTGTAGGCCGCCGTTCCAATGCTT
This is a stretch of genomic DNA from Psychrobacter alimentarius. It encodes these proteins:
- a CDS encoding ankyrin repeat domain-containing protein; this encodes MKMTKQRREEISKRYQELYEQDPELRVAHANRKGDIDFLNNIFLIDNLLAISAVTEEAKWNWLHRSLMHIPNQAKEWTGTPLTTVKFYIDKGVTINAQDRYGMTPLHYAMRGKNAEAAIALLEAGADPNIPNRDNVIPLAMIGGMPERLDLLKLMLDKGANTHYKNGNNELSIVNSMKKHLGRQEKFIPVIQLLEQYASI
- a CDS encoding dipeptidase — encoded protein: MNAKPIIFDGHNDLLTRLWLSSADDPVHDFIYGTLPGHLDLKRCRQAGWMGGLFSIFLPPYAYVKNNHPDKLSNPSNSDFTPQEIVDICCAQLELAQQLEARSDGQIQICTSVAQIRACQQNQQLSIVLHLEGAEFLAIEPELLDVFYEARLRSIGPLWNRKSLFGDGLNASFPHSPDTGSGLTTKGKDLILACRNKHMLIDVSHMNERAFWDTLEIIDQPIVATHSNAHALCPQARNLTDRQLAAIKQNGGLVGVNFDVAFLRADGQRDTQTSLDVIVNHLAYLIDHLGEDHVGFGSDFDGCLLPDELSDISQISKLIERMQQRHFSDALIEKITSKNWFAVLDKIWS
- the pqqE gene encoding pyrroloquinoline quinone biosynthesis protein PqqE, with amino-acid sequence MTAPVGLPLWLLAELTYRCPLQCPYCSNPIDYAQYKEELTTGEWFDVFDQARQMGAVQLGFSGGEPLVRQDLEELVAYAHKQGFYTNLITSGMGLTEARIASLKEAGLQHIQISFQASDPSVNNALAGSKHAFEQKYEMSRLVKQYDYPMVLNFVIHRQNIDQIDQIIDLCLELEADTVELAICQFYGWAFENIEGLLPTKEQVVRAERITNEYRKKIEERGIKCKLIFVVPDYYEERPKPCMDGWGKIFLTVAPDGTALPCHAARQLPMQFPNVRQTPLKDIWYDSDSFNHFRGDEWMPDMCQSCPDKERDYGGCRCQAFMLTGDAKNADPVCGKSPYHYLIEEARVNSETPVPFEELRFRNPKNSKRLSDKQVNETQVNKVQVGQEQLIPTRTLMD
- the pqqD gene encoding pyrroloquinoline quinone biosynthesis peptide chaperone PqqD, which codes for MSIPELDHSIVPVWRHGYRFQFEPAQNAYVLLYPEGMIKLNDSASVIGQHIDGEASIADIIQKVKAMFGDVPEIEQDIVEYMLVAQREHWIDLV
- the pqqC gene encoding pyrroloquinoline-quinone synthase PqqC, with the protein product MQEEKAALSTEAFEQAILAKGQYYHIYHPFHIMMHEGQATQQQIQAWVANRFYYQINIPLKDAAIMANCPDQRVRQEWIQRMIDQDGVYPDGGGREAWLSLAEAVGLTREQVISEELVLPGVRFAVDAYVNFARRTSWREAASSSLTELFAPQIHQSRLESWPKHYPWIKEEGYIYFRSRLSQARRDVEHGLTITLDSFKTVEQQERMLEILQFKLDILWTILDALSLAYVHNQAPYQSVTTDNVWHKGLFK
- the pqqB gene encoding pyrroloquinoline quinone biosynthesis protein PqqB, producing the protein MYIHVLGSAAGGGFPQWNCNCDNCHGVRQGTIEAQTRTQSSIAISENGIDWILFNASPDIRQQLFDFKAAQPARHLRDTGITDVVLMDSQLDHTTGLLTLREGCPIRIWCTDMVHQDLSTGFPLFNMLKHWNGGLQYNQIDPKKSFQIDGYSNLELTPLIIRSSAPPYSPHRNDPHDGDNIALIVKDLKTQKQLFYAPGLGKIDDDVMQIMKASDCVMIDGTLWTDNEMQECGVGTKTGQDMGHLHISGEDGSLHYLDQLTNSRKILIHINNTNPILNEKSEQKAQLKQHGVEVAFDGMQIEL